ATAGCCTACTTGCCATGAAAATTTTCCTCGCACCCATTTCATATCATTGATATGTTTAGATGACCCTGCCTTAATATCACGCATCAAATCAGATAATTTAATATCAGGGTTTAGGGATAATAATATATGAACATGATCTGGCATACAATAAATTGCTAATAATTTTTGATTTCTGTTTGACACAATACCTGTAATATATTTTTCCAATTCATTCCTAAAATTTTTTGTTATCAAGTTGTCTCTGCTACTAACGGAGAAGACAACCTGAATGTAAATTTGTGTGTATGTATTAGCCATAATTTTATTCCATTTTTAAAAAAAGGTCGCTACTACGTAGCTAAATAAAGACAATGTTTGAATTTTACATTCTATTAATTGGTCGCTACTACGTAGCTTTAGATAATTTAATGCAATCTTCTATTAATAGTTCGCAACTACGTTGCTTTTCCTTTGAATCATGTCGTATGTTATTAATAGTTCACAACTACGTTGCTTTATTCTTTGAATCACATCGTATGCTATTAATGGTTCACAACTACGTTGCTTTTTCCCTTGAATAACATCGTATGCTATTAATAGTTCGCAACTACGTTGCTTTTTTCTTTGAATCACAACGTATGCTATTAATAGTTCGCAACTACGTTGCTTTTTTCTTTGAATCACAACGTATGCTATTAATAGTTCGCAACTACGTTGCTTTAACATTCTTAATAGCAGCGTAGCTGCGTACCATTAATAGCAATAAAATTTACCAAATTGTTTTAGCTACGTAGTAGCGTACCAAAAACTCCTATTCATAGAACAATACAATCTATTAAAATCTATAACTTATGCCATAATTAAATCCGAATTTAGGTGAATTAAATATTGTGCCTTTGTAACTGTAAGTCATATTGCTGAGCTCACTGCTAATATTTAACATAAAATTATCACTAATCCGATAGCCCGCTCCTACCATCAGGCAGGAGACAGCACCAACCTCATTGCCACCGACAGAAACCTGTGCAAATGGTATGACCGGACTATCGGTATCATAATGATAAGCAAGATTTACTGATAAAGTCGTAAAGTTAGGTTGCTGCTCAATTATTGTATATTGATTTAATTCATCAAAGAAATCAAATTTCTGAAAAAATGTCTCTCGTCTTAAATCAGCACCTAAAGAAATTCCACTTTCGAAGTTGTATTTAATATCAATTGTCATATTGTGAAAATCAGCAAATTTTGAAGGTGTGATTGTAGCTGCCGGAATATTCCAGTATTGC
This is a stretch of genomic DNA from Ignavibacteriota bacterium. It encodes these proteins:
- the tnpA gene encoding IS200/IS605 family transposase, translated to MANTYTQIYIQVVFSVSSRDNLITKNFRNELEKYITGIVSNRNQKLLAIYCMPDHVHILLSLNPDIKLSDLMRDIKAGSSKHINDMKWVRGKFSWQVGYGAFSYSISQIDAVVKYILNQELHHKKKTFKEEYVEFLEKFSIVYKEEYLFDFFD